A stretch of Labilibaculum sp. DW002 DNA encodes these proteins:
- a CDS encoding VOC family protein, with protein sequence MKIKLTSVYVNNPIKAFHFYTEYIGFLEHMFVPVASLAIVVAPEDRDGTALLLEPNTHPAAKTYQEAMYKDSLPVITLNAIDVHEKYEELIAKGVTFTQKPTESKWGISAIFEDTCGNLIQIHQDL encoded by the coding sequence ATGAAAATAAAGCTAACCAGTGTATACGTAAACAATCCAATTAAGGCTTTTCATTTTTACACCGAATATATTGGCTTTCTTGAGCATATGTTCGTACCTGTTGCTTCCCTAGCCATAGTTGTTGCTCCCGAAGATCGAGATGGTACTGCATTACTTTTAGAGCCAAATACACATCCTGCGGCAAAAACATATCAAGAGGCTATGTATAAGGATTCTTTACCCGTAATAACTTTAAATGCGATTGATGTTCATGAAAAATATGAAGAATTAATAGCTAAAGGGGTTACATTTACACAGAAGCCAACAGAATCAAAATGGGGTATTTCTGCAATTTTTGAAGATACCTGTGGTAACCTTATCCAAATTCACCAAGACCTATAA
- a CDS encoding SRPBCC family protein, whose translation MKYTDEIEINQPINKVVELFDNEDNLFKWMNGLQSIEHLEGKPGEKGSTTKMLFKEGKREIEMIETILENKLPEEFTATYEAKGVYNLAKISFVSLTDSKTKYLTEQEFQLKGFIKLIGWLMPGVFKKQTNKYLKMFKEFAENHE comes from the coding sequence ATGAAATATACAGATGAGATTGAAATTAACCAGCCAATTAATAAAGTTGTTGAACTGTTCGATAATGAGGATAATTTATTTAAATGGATGAATGGTCTTCAATCAATAGAACATTTGGAAGGCAAGCCTGGAGAAAAGGGCTCTACAACCAAAATGCTTTTTAAAGAAGGCAAGCGTGAAATTGAAATGATCGAAACCATTCTCGAAAATAAACTTCCAGAAGAATTTACAGCAACTTACGAAGCTAAAGGAGTCTACAACCTTGCTAAAATTAGTTTCGTTTCACTCACTGATAGCAAAACCAAATACCTAACTGAACAAGAATTTCAATTGAAAGGATTTATAAAATTAATTGGCTGGCTTATGCCTGGGGTATTTAAAAAGCAGACCAATAAATATTTGAAAATGTTTAAAGAATTTGCAGAAAACCACGAATAG